The Micromonospora krabiensis genome window below encodes:
- a CDS encoding ABC transporter ATP-binding protein yields the protein MLAVQDMTLGYGDGPTVVGAVSVVVRPGQVLAVTGPSGAGKSTLLSAMAGLLPPRAGAVAVDGQRLRDRDHAVERKVVLIPQDNGLAPILTAAENVHVALLASGVAPAQARRLTAATLDRLGLAPQADQLVDELSGGQQQRTAVARGLALSGAVVLADEVTSELDAGNRQRVLDLLHEEARRGAAVVFATHDPEVAAACEAELHLSDGAAVLRRG from the coding sequence ATGTTGGCCGTCCAGGACATGACGCTCGGGTACGGCGACGGGCCGACGGTCGTCGGTGCCGTCTCGGTGGTCGTACGCCCGGGTCAGGTGCTGGCCGTGACCGGCCCGTCCGGAGCGGGCAAGAGCACGCTGCTCAGCGCGATGGCCGGCCTGCTGCCACCCCGGGCGGGCGCGGTCGCCGTGGATGGGCAGCGGCTGCGCGACCGCGACCACGCGGTGGAACGCAAGGTCGTGCTCATACCCCAGGACAACGGGCTGGCACCGATCCTCACCGCGGCGGAGAACGTGCACGTGGCCCTCCTCGCCTCGGGTGTGGCACCGGCGCAGGCGCGTCGGCTCACCGCCGCGACGCTGGACCGGTTGGGCCTCGCGCCCCAGGCCGACCAGCTCGTCGACGAGTTGTCCGGGGGCCAGCAGCAGCGCACGGCCGTCGCCCGCGGTCTGGCCCTGAGCGGCGCCGTGGTCCTCGCGGACGAGGTCACCAGCGAGCTGGACGCGGGCAACCGGCAGCGGGTGCTGGACCTGCTGCACGAGGAGGCGCGGCGGGGCGCCGCCGTCGTGTTCGCCACCCACGACCCGGAGGTGGCGGCCGCCTGCGAGGCGGAGCTGCACCTCTCCGACGGCGCGGCGGTGCTGCGCCGGGGCTGA
- a CDS encoding OsmC family protein — protein MSEDSFRSVEIERSSVGQYVVRNVRGGSLSMGTGGDDSFTPVELLLAALGGCTAVDVDYVTSRRAEPTGFRVEVTGDKIKDETGGNRMRNLRVAFTVTFPEGEGGDKAREALPRSLRQSHDRLCTVSRTVELGTPVTVVDTTAADAD, from the coding sequence ATGAGTGAGGACAGCTTCCGGTCCGTCGAGATCGAGCGCAGCAGCGTCGGGCAGTACGTCGTGCGCAACGTTCGCGGCGGATCGTTGTCGATGGGCACCGGCGGAGACGACAGCTTCACGCCGGTGGAACTGCTGCTGGCGGCGCTCGGCGGCTGCACGGCGGTCGACGTCGACTACGTGACCAGTCGCCGCGCCGAGCCGACCGGCTTCAGGGTCGAGGTCACCGGCGACAAGATCAAGGACGAGACCGGTGGTAACCGGATGCGGAACCTGCGGGTCGCGTTCACGGTGACCTTCCCCGAGGGCGAGGGCGGCGACAAGGCCCGGGAGGCGCTGCCCCGGTCGCTGCGGCAGTCGCACGACCGGCTCTGCACCGTCTCCCGCACCGTCGAGCTGGGTACGCCCGTCACCGTCGTCGACACGACGGCGGCGGACGCCGACTGA
- a CDS encoding GNAT family N-acetyltransferase: protein MPQPILRTDRLLLVPLADRHLELEVQLDSDPEVLRYLFGRARSRDEVAASHRQRMALARTVDGLGYWMAFGSDGAASGSTPPAREDEGEFVGLMMLPPAHGPDQPDDPTVAELGYRLARRHWRKGLASEASRALLRHAFDTVGQSRVIAQTMAVNAGSRGVMAAIGMRYVRTFFPRWDDPLPDAESGEVEYEMTRDMWEARPGAHGEAGRGTGGGRSGITRG, encoded by the coding sequence ATGCCGCAACCGATCTTGCGCACCGACCGTCTGCTGCTGGTTCCCCTCGCCGACCGGCACCTCGAGCTGGAGGTCCAGCTCGACTCCGACCCGGAGGTGCTCCGCTACCTGTTCGGCCGGGCGCGATCCCGGGACGAGGTGGCCGCCTCCCACCGGCAGCGCATGGCCCTGGCGCGCACGGTGGACGGCCTGGGCTACTGGATGGCGTTCGGGTCCGACGGCGCGGCGTCCGGCTCGACGCCGCCGGCGCGGGAGGACGAGGGGGAGTTCGTCGGGCTGATGATGCTCCCGCCGGCGCACGGTCCCGACCAACCGGACGACCCCACCGTCGCCGAGTTGGGCTACCGCCTCGCCCGGAGACACTGGCGGAAGGGCCTGGCCAGCGAGGCGTCCCGCGCCCTGCTGCGGCACGCCTTCGACACGGTCGGGCAGAGTCGGGTGATCGCCCAGACCATGGCCGTGAACGCCGGGTCCCGGGGCGTGATGGCGGCCATCGGCATGCGGTACGTGCGTACGTTCTTCCCACGCTGGGACGACCCGCTGCCGGACGCGGAGTCGGGCGAGGTCGAGTACGAGATGACCCGCGACATGTGGGAGGCCCGTCCTGGCGCCCACGGCGAAGCCGGGCGGGGGACCGGTGGCGGCCGGAGCGGGATCACCAGGGGGTAG
- a CDS encoding NUDIX hydrolase, protein MTVIDKIAWIRLENGEILSSRSRGKDVYYLPGGKREAGESDLDTLVREIREELSVTIAADSAAHLGTFQAQAHGHPDGTVVRMTCYTADYRGTLRPASEIEEIRWLTHADRDRVSPVDQIIFDHLHRTAHLR, encoded by the coding sequence GTGACCGTCATCGACAAGATTGCCTGGATCCGGCTGGAGAACGGCGAGATCCTCAGCTCCCGCTCCCGCGGCAAGGACGTCTACTACCTCCCCGGCGGCAAGCGGGAGGCGGGTGAGAGCGACCTCGACACCCTCGTCCGTGAGATCCGGGAGGAGCTGAGCGTCACCATCGCCGCCGACAGCGCCGCCCACCTCGGCACCTTCCAGGCCCAGGCCCACGGGCACCCGGACGGCACCGTCGTACGGATGACCTGCTACACCGCCGACTACCGCGGCACCCTGCGGCCGGCCAGCGAGATCGAGGAGATCCGCTGGCTCACCCACGCCGACCGGGACCGGGTCTCCCCGGTGGACCAGATCATCTTCGACCACCTGCACCGAACCGCCCACCTGCGCTGA
- a CDS encoding tautomerase family protein, whose translation MPIVTIQITREGSTPDASAATAQEKAALIKGVSQLLLDVLNKPLDSTFVVIDEVDVENWGRGGLPVDEFRRRERLRPE comes from the coding sequence ATGCCGATCGTCACGATCCAGATAACCCGCGAAGGCAGCACCCCTGACGCGTCCGCGGCGACCGCGCAGGAGAAGGCCGCCCTCATCAAGGGCGTGAGCCAACTGCTGCTCGACGTCCTGAACAAGCCGTTGGACTCGACCTTCGTGGTGATCGACGAGGTCGACGTCGAGAACTGGGGGCGGGGTGGGCTCCCGGTCGACGAGTTCCGGCGGCGGGAGCGCCTGCGCCCGGAGTGA
- a CDS encoding SDR family NAD(P)-dependent oxidoreductase, which yields MSSSQGQKVALITGASQGIGAGLVEAYRKLGYGVVATSRSIGDADDPEIVTVRGDIADAGTAERVVSAALERFGRIDTLVNNAGIFVAKPFTDYTDEDYDLITGINLAGFFHLTRRVLPHLTAVGGGHIVTITTSFVDQPNSNVPSVLASLTKGGLSSATKSLAIEYASRGVRVNAVAPGIIKTPMHPVQTHEALAGLHPVGRMGETSDVVDAVVYLESAPFVTGEILHVDGGQNAGH from the coding sequence ATGAGCAGCAGTCAGGGACAGAAGGTCGCGCTGATCACCGGCGCGTCGCAGGGCATCGGCGCCGGCCTCGTGGAGGCGTACCGCAAGCTCGGGTACGGCGTCGTCGCCACCTCGCGCTCGATCGGTGACGCCGACGATCCGGAGATCGTCACCGTCCGCGGTGACATCGCCGACGCCGGCACCGCCGAGCGGGTGGTCAGTGCGGCGCTGGAGCGCTTCGGCCGCATCGACACCCTGGTCAACAACGCGGGGATCTTCGTGGCCAAGCCGTTCACCGACTACACCGACGAGGACTACGACCTGATCACCGGGATCAACCTCGCCGGGTTCTTCCACCTCACACGGCGCGTCCTGCCGCATCTGACGGCCGTCGGCGGAGGACACATCGTCACCATCACCACCAGCTTCGTGGACCAGCCCAACTCCAACGTCCCGTCCGTGCTCGCGTCGCTGACCAAGGGTGGCCTCAGCTCCGCGACCAAGTCGCTGGCCATCGAGTACGCGAGCCGCGGTGTCCGGGTCAACGCGGTCGCGCCCGGCATCATCAAGACCCCGATGCACCCGGTGCAGACCCACGAGGCGCTGGCCGGGCTGCACCCGGTCGGTCGGATGGGCGAGACCAGCGACGTGGTCGACGCCGTCGTCTACCTCGAGTCGGCGCCGTTCGTCACCGGCGAGATCCTGCACGTGGACGGCGGGCAGAACGCCGGTCACTGA
- a CDS encoding TetR/AcrR family transcriptional regulator: MGRTSDARNKILVAAARLLEQRGYSALGVAEICATAGVPKGSFYYFFESKQALALAVIDEHWVNQRRQWVELLSSDHDPLRRLRDLFEATEEVQRTGQREAGRVVGCLFGNLALELSNQTEEIRSRLEEIFEAQIDLIEQAVVEAKERGQAGPSVDAREVARSLVAQIEGRALLAKLLNDPGQLELLWHNSLDLLQVPPQQRAAIDQDGD, encoded by the coding sequence ATGGGACGGACCAGTGACGCGCGAAACAAGATCCTCGTGGCGGCGGCGAGGCTGCTGGAGCAGCGTGGGTACTCCGCGCTGGGCGTGGCTGAGATCTGCGCCACGGCGGGAGTGCCCAAGGGCAGCTTCTACTACTTCTTCGAGTCCAAGCAGGCCCTCGCGCTCGCCGTCATCGACGAGCACTGGGTGAATCAGCGGCGCCAGTGGGTCGAGTTGCTCAGCAGCGACCACGACCCGCTACGGCGCCTGCGCGACCTGTTCGAGGCCACCGAGGAGGTGCAGCGCACCGGGCAGCGGGAAGCAGGCCGGGTGGTCGGATGCCTCTTCGGCAACCTCGCGCTGGAACTCAGCAACCAGACGGAGGAGATCCGCAGCCGCCTCGAGGAGATCTTCGAGGCCCAGATCGACCTCATCGAACAGGCGGTCGTCGAGGCGAAGGAGCGGGGCCAGGCGGGCCCGTCGGTCGACGCCCGCGAGGTCGCGCGGTCGCTGGTCGCCCAGATCGAGGGCCGCGCGCTGCTCGCGAAGCTGCTCAACGACCCGGGCCAGCTCGAACTGCTGTGGCACAACAGCCTCGACCTGCTCCAGGTGCCGCCGCAGCAGCGAGCCGCAATCGACCAGGACGGTGACTGA
- a CDS encoding tyrosine-type recombinase/integrase, translated as MLSPDAPVLVRPAARPVLPGGPLDVTEAWLRNRRLSAHTRDAYRRDVTGWLTWCAGRDLDPLRATFLHVNEYARALESTVGAHSGRPLTPATVARRLSALSSWYDFLVKLAAVPANPVSGADRPRVDRDHSATVGLTPDEVDALLAAADKDTGPTAARNRAAIALLADLGLRVGELISLDLDDLGTERGHRSVRFVGKGGKQRRRALTPGTGYAVDAYLAHRAATTGVPVPQLTGPLLVTASGARLDRHSVFRMVRRLAREAGIPAWAKLSPHSLRHAFATTARSEGVPLEDVQDAMGHADPRTTRRYDRDRHNLDRDPAYVVWAARSRRRG; from the coding sequence ATGCTGTCGCCCGACGCCCCGGTGCTCGTCCGCCCCGCCGCTCGGCCCGTCCTACCCGGAGGGCCGCTCGACGTCACCGAGGCGTGGTTGCGCAACCGGCGGCTGTCCGCGCACACGCGCGACGCGTACCGCCGGGACGTCACCGGGTGGCTCACCTGGTGCGCTGGCCGCGACCTGGACCCGCTGCGGGCCACGTTCCTGCACGTCAACGAGTACGCCCGGGCGTTGGAGTCCACCGTCGGGGCGCACAGCGGGCGGCCGCTGACCCCCGCCACCGTGGCGCGCCGGCTCTCCGCGCTGTCCAGCTGGTACGACTTCCTCGTCAAACTTGCCGCCGTGCCGGCGAACCCGGTCTCCGGCGCCGACCGTCCCCGTGTCGACCGGGACCACTCCGCCACCGTCGGGCTCACTCCCGATGAGGTGGACGCCCTGCTCGCCGCCGCCGACAAGGACACCGGCCCGACCGCCGCGCGCAACCGGGCCGCCATCGCGCTCCTCGCCGACCTGGGCCTGCGGGTCGGTGAGCTGATCTCGCTGGACCTCGACGACCTCGGCACCGAACGCGGCCACCGCAGCGTGCGCTTCGTCGGCAAGGGCGGCAAGCAGCGCCGGCGCGCCCTCACCCCCGGCACCGGATACGCCGTGGACGCCTACCTGGCCCACCGGGCCGCCACGACCGGCGTGCCGGTACCGCAGCTCACCGGACCACTGCTGGTCACCGCCAGCGGCGCCCGCCTCGACCGCCACTCGGTGTTCCGGATGGTCCGCCGGCTGGCCCGGGAGGCCGGCATCCCGGCGTGGGCGAAACTGTCCCCGCACTCGCTGCGGCACGCCTTCGCCACCACCGCCCGCTCCGAGGGCGTGCCCCTGGAGGACGTGCAGGACGCCATGGGGCACGCCGACCCGCGAACCACCCGCCGCTACGACCGGGACCGGCACAACCTCGACCGCGACCCGGCGTACGTGGTGTGGGCGGCGCGGTCCCGCCGCCGCGGCTGA
- a CDS encoding DUF6069 family protein has protein sequence MSATAVTTPTNSPLRRRALAVATAVLACLAIWAIGALAGVDYTVQSPGQRAVVLGPDAIAVVALGAALLGWTSLALLERFAPRLARPIWISLAVAVTLLSFGPVFGTEATGGAKLTLGATHVAVAVALITLLPARRRPE, from the coding sequence ATGAGCGCTACCGCCGTCACGACCCCCACCAACTCACCCCTGCGCCGACGCGCGCTCGCCGTCGCCACCGCCGTCCTGGCCTGCCTGGCCATCTGGGCGATCGGCGCGCTGGCCGGCGTCGACTACACCGTCCAGAGCCCCGGCCAGCGCGCCGTCGTCCTCGGCCCTGACGCGATCGCCGTGGTCGCCCTGGGCGCAGCACTGCTGGGCTGGACATCTCTGGCCCTGCTGGAGCGTTTCGCCCCCCGGTTGGCCCGTCCGATCTGGATCTCGCTGGCTGTCGCCGTCACCCTGCTGTCCTTCGGTCCGGTGTTCGGCACCGAGGCCACCGGCGGCGCCAAGCTGACCCTCGGCGCGACGCACGTGGCCGTGGCGGTCGCGTTGATCACCCTGCTGCCGGCCCGCCGCCGCCCCGAGTAG
- a CDS encoding MarR family winged helix-turn-helix transcriptional regulator → MTSCTPADGPPDLLFLLSWASHALQTEHAAGLAELGISPRAHYVLAQASTGDLTQREIGERCGVDKTTMVVTLDQLERAGLAERRPAPTDRRARLVAVTPAGEQILRRAQEIVRRIQDDLLATLPEQDREAFLRSLVALIGGPLANTSPYAPGARSGC, encoded by the coding sequence ATGACCTCCTGCACGCCCGCCGACGGCCCGCCCGACCTGTTGTTCCTGCTCTCCTGGGCCAGCCACGCGTTGCAGACCGAGCACGCCGCGGGTCTGGCCGAGCTGGGCATCTCGCCGCGGGCGCACTACGTGCTGGCGCAGGCCAGCACCGGGGACCTGACGCAGCGGGAGATCGGCGAGCGCTGCGGGGTGGACAAGACCACCATGGTCGTCACGCTCGACCAGCTGGAGCGTGCCGGGCTGGCCGAGCGTCGTCCCGCGCCGACCGATCGGCGCGCGCGGTTGGTCGCGGTGACGCCCGCGGGGGAGCAGATCCTGCGGCGGGCTCAGGAGATCGTCCGACGCATCCAGGACGACCTCCTCGCCACCTTGCCGGAGCAGGACCGGGAGGCTTTCCTGCGGTCGCTCGTCGCGCTGATCGGCGGTCCGCTGGCCAACACCTCCCCATATGCGCCGGGGGCCCGCTCCGGCTGTTAA